A genomic region of Octadecabacter antarcticus 307 contains the following coding sequences:
- a CDS encoding recombinase family protein, whose amino-acid sequence MERTIDALGAGDVLLIAEWDRATRSMMDGIGIIHHVADRSATVKVLDKPWLDLTTPVGKGVLAFLSALAEVEWERITRRASEGLPAEAGSLI is encoded by the coding sequence TTGGAACGTACCATTGATGCTTTGGGGGCAGGGGACGTATTACTCATCGCCGAATGGGATCGGGCCACCAGATCAATGATGGACGGGATAGGTATCATTCATCACGTTGCTGACCGATCCGCGACCGTCAAAGTATTGGACAAACCTTGGCTTGATCTGACGACCCCGGTGGGGAAAGGAGTCCTCGCGTTTCTATCTGCATTAGCGGAAGTAGAGTGGGAACGTATCACCCGTCGTGCAAGTGAAGGACTACCGGCTGAGGCCGGTAGTCTCATTTAG
- a CDS encoding tyrosine-type recombinase/integrase, with product MSEMTLYDPKGNRLYLNAEERAAFLHVARQRPARDRTLCETLHYTGCRPSELIEITPARIDLSGGAVTIRSLKKRKDRSGEQKAVYRAIPVPPDYLDTLNIAHGIRETQKSRKLAHVPIWALSRVRVWQIVKDVMIEAKIVDAGHRSPKGLRHGFGVNAVVKGIPLHMLQKWMGHAQLSTTTIYADAIGKEEQDIAAKMWG from the coding sequence ATGAGTGAAATGACCCTCTATGATCCTAAAGGAAACCGCCTGTACCTCAATGCTGAGGAGAGAGCAGCATTCTTGCATGTTGCGCGTCAACGACCCGCCCGCGACCGCACACTCTGCGAAACGCTGCACTATACTGGGTGCAGGCCGTCAGAGTTGATCGAGATCACCCCCGCCCGTATAGACCTCTCTGGTGGCGCTGTGACCATCAGGTCGCTCAAGAAGCGCAAGGACCGCTCTGGTGAGCAAAAGGCTGTCTACCGCGCAATTCCAGTGCCACCGGACTATCTTGACACCCTGAACATAGCACACGGCATCAGAGAAACGCAGAAATCACGCAAGCTGGCGCATGTACCGATCTGGGCGCTGTCCCGCGTTAGGGTCTGGCAGATCGTTAAAGATGTCATGATCGAGGCCAAAATTGTCGACGCTGGACACAGAAGTCCAAAAGGCTTGCGGCACGGGTTCGGTGTCAATGCCGTTGTGAAAGGTATTCCACTGCACATGCTACAAAAGTGGATGGGCCACGCGCAGCTTTCCACAACGACGATCTACGCAGATGCCATCGGCAAAGAAGAGCAGGACATCGCTGCCAAGATGTGGGGTTAA
- the tnpA gene encoding IS200/IS605 family transposase: MTLYSSSVHTRFYHRFHVVWVTKYRYRVLQGAMRERIREIIMQTCAEIGVHDVKGVLRGGHVHMLLSIPLKLFLSNFMQLVKGRSSRRIEMEFPELCKRYWGRRFWACGYFSPTSGNVTDDIITQYLKLHSSK; this comes from the coding sequence ATCACGCTTTACTCCTCGTCCGTGCACACGCGATTTTACCATAGATTTCACGTCGTGTGGGTCACAAAATATAGATACAGGGTATTGCAGGGTGCGATGCGAGAGAGGATACGCGAGATTATCATGCAAACATGTGCCGAAATAGGCGTCCATGACGTGAAAGGTGTGCTAAGAGGCGGTCATGTGCACATGTTACTGTCAATTCCACTAAAACTGTTCCTGTCCAACTTTATGCAACTCGTAAAGGGCCGCTCGTCACGCCGCATCGAGATGGAATTCCCTGAGCTGTGCAAGCGCTACTGGGGCAGGCGGTTTTGGGCATGCGGATATTTCTCACCCACCTCTGGAAATGTGACTGACGACATCATCACGCAGTATCTGAAATTGCATTCCTCTAAATGA
- a CDS encoding ABC transporter substrate-binding protein: MGTLGTSAYEALANGRVDFTLEVSTWECVNSTLLDRPQRAFRYADYGVPDQDTTFLGCNGTWLAANPEIARAFVQAAQRGYEYAANNPADAAEILIVGWV, encoded by the coding sequence TTGGGCACACTAGGCACTTCAGCTTATGAGGCACTGGCCAATGGCCGAGTTGATTTCACGCTTGAAGTCAGCACATGGGAATGCGTGAATTCGACTTTGCTGGACCGTCCACAACGGGCCTTTCGATATGCCGATTACGGCGTTCCAGACCAGGATACGACTTTCTTGGGTTGCAATGGGACTTGGTTGGCCGCCAACCCAGAAATAGCACGCGCATTCGTACAGGCGGCCCAGCGAGGCTATGAATACGCGGCCAACAATCCAGCAGATGCCGCTGAAATTCTGATTGTCGGTTGGGTTTGA
- a CDS encoding AbrB family transcriptional regulator, with protein sequence MRPTLGSWLARSMWRKQGLTVALAVAGTVIFWWADFPLPFLFGPLVACVIGALAGMPLVAAGNVSQWMRTILGVAIGASLTPQVISELPKMAASVALIPLFVLCIALLGVPFFRYVYRFDGVTAWYAAMPGGLQDMVMFGKEAGGDVRALSLIHATRLLIIITIAPIILTQVFDADIKNPIGQPASEIPPYELVIMALTAIIGWHVAKRLRIFGAPMIGPMILAGALSITGIINYRPPAEAILTAQFFIGIALGAGYVGVTLADIRRDVAAGIFFVIILAILTFIFTEIATLIAAVPPVDAFLAFAPAGQAEMTVFAIIVGADLGYVVVHHLSRVFLVVIGAPVAARVFGASPTNTETPDDPPHKPPPN encoded by the coding sequence ATGCGGCCAACATTGGGCTCATGGCTTGCGCGAAGCATGTGGCGCAAACAAGGCTTGACGGTCGCGTTGGCGGTGGCAGGCACAGTGATCTTCTGGTGGGCTGACTTTCCTTTACCGTTCTTGTTTGGTCCACTGGTCGCATGCGTTATCGGGGCCCTGGCGGGGATGCCACTGGTCGCGGCGGGAAACGTTAGCCAATGGATGCGCACAATTTTGGGGGTGGCGATTGGTGCTTCGCTCACCCCACAGGTTATTTCGGAACTACCGAAAATGGCCGCGTCGGTTGCTTTGATCCCACTTTTCGTTCTGTGCATCGCCCTGCTTGGCGTTCCGTTCTTTCGCTATGTCTATCGGTTTGACGGCGTTACTGCATGGTATGCCGCCATGCCCGGTGGATTGCAGGACATGGTCATGTTCGGCAAAGAAGCCGGCGGCGACGTTCGGGCGCTATCGTTAATCCATGCGACGCGACTGTTAATTATCATTACTATCGCACCCATCATTTTGACGCAGGTGTTTGACGCAGATATCAAAAACCCCATCGGGCAACCAGCATCCGAAATTCCGCCCTATGAGCTTGTCATTATGGCCCTTACCGCCATCATCGGCTGGCACGTTGCGAAACGTCTGAGAATTTTTGGTGCCCCCATGATCGGCCCCATGATTTTGGCAGGGGCACTGTCTATAACAGGCATTATTAACTACCGCCCCCCCGCCGAAGCGATACTGACGGCACAGTTCTTCATCGGTATCGCACTCGGTGCGGGGTATGTGGGCGTAACGTTGGCGGATATTCGGCGCGACGTGGCTGCTGGTATATTTTTTGTCATAATCCTCGCAATTTTGACGTTCATTTTCACTGAAATCGCGACACTCATTGCGGCCGTACCGCCCGTGGATGCGTTTTTAGCTTTCGCACCTGCGGGTCAGGCCGAAATGACGGTTTTTGCCATCATTGTCGGCGCTGACCTCGGCTATGTAGTGGTGCATCATCTTAGCCGCGTTTTTCTGGTCGTCATCGGGGCACCGGTTGCGGCGCGTGTGTTCGGTGCAAGCCCAACCAATACGGAAACGCCAGATGATCCGCCCCACAAGCCCCCACCAAATTAA
- the yczE gene encoding membrane protein YczE, which yields MKPPLASVTFLILGLVVFGLGEAILVTAGVGVSPWTMFAEGVTNVTGLSLGFATFVISAIVLVLWIPLKQTPGIGTILNAIIIALVLEYVLPFLPTFETYVANALLALVGVLVTGFGGAIYLVANLGPGPRDGLMTGFQTVTHQPIALVRMILELTVVAIGWALGGTLGLGTVFFALGIGPAMAIGMQILQLRSSAH from the coding sequence TTGAAACCGCCATTGGCATCAGTCACGTTTCTCATCCTCGGCTTGGTGGTATTTGGCTTGGGAGAGGCAATACTGGTCACCGCAGGTGTCGGCGTGAGCCCCTGGACTATGTTCGCGGAAGGCGTGACCAATGTCACAGGTTTGAGCTTGGGATTTGCTACATTTGTCATCAGTGCAATCGTCTTGGTCTTGTGGATTCCACTTAAGCAAACACCTGGCATTGGAACGATCCTGAACGCGATCATCATAGCCTTGGTGTTGGAATACGTGCTGCCCTTTTTGCCAACATTTGAGACGTATGTTGCAAATGCCTTGCTGGCTTTAGTGGGTGTGTTGGTAACCGGATTTGGCGGAGCCATATATCTGGTTGCTAACTTAGGACCTGGACCCCGAGATGGCCTCATGACCGGGTTTCAGACGGTCACACATCAACCCATCGCGCTCGTGCGCATGATTCTTGAGTTGACCGTTGTCGCGATCGGTTGGGCCTTGGGTGGCACGCTTGGCTTGGGCACAGTTTTCTTTGCCTTGGGAATTGGACCAGCAATGGCGATTGGGATGCAAATTCTACAACTTCGCAGTAGCGCGCATTAG
- a CDS encoding enolase C-terminal domain-like protein — translation MADDPAPYAGRDSFTFVHVRVRDSDGMVGDGFTGRFLAPEVASFLNRVGGEINGQEGDAIAAAMRRFNPRGMTGVVVSALGALEIALVDLCGRRTGIAAWRMLGGKRDNAPVHVTCGFPALDNGALVAACAAEVAAGAGGIKVLVGAQGRTLGEDVARLTLVREAVGEGIDLIADANCAWSRETAQDMVRAVDGLYLSWLEEPVRNNDAADLAALVVMGGVPIGAGQMEQSNNRFDQLIGAGVSMIQPNAVFTGGFNAAINAAQRAIAANLQVSPAGGWDAINLHWMCGAMNNGAVELHRAQARISRLLRPSHVLRNGRLWMSDAAGLGLNLDDKELARCRVG, via the coding sequence TTGGCCGATGATCCCGCGCCCTACGCCGGGCGCGACAGCTTTACGTTTGTGCATGTTCGCGTGCGTGACTCAGATGGCATGGTAGGCGATGGGTTTACTGGCAGGTTCCTTGCGCCCGAGGTGGCCAGTTTCCTTAACCGCGTTGGTGGCGAAATTAATGGGCAAGAAGGCGATGCCATTGCTGCCGCCATGCGTCGCTTTAATCCGCGGGGTATGACGGGAGTGGTCGTTTCGGCGTTGGGAGCGCTTGAAATTGCGCTGGTTGATTTGTGCGGACGCCGCACGGGCATTGCTGCATGGCGGATGTTGGGCGGCAAGCGCGACAACGCCCCCGTGCACGTGACGTGCGGCTTTCCCGCTCTGGATAACGGCGCCCTTGTTGCAGCCTGCGCTGCTGAGGTCGCGGCGGGTGCTGGCGGCATAAAGGTTTTGGTGGGCGCGCAGGGCCGCACGTTGGGTGAAGACGTTGCGCGGCTGACCCTCGTGCGTGAAGCAGTCGGAGAGGGCATTGACCTGATTGCAGATGCCAACTGCGCTTGGTCGCGCGAAACGGCGCAAGACATGGTGAGAGCGGTTGACGGATTATATCTGTCATGGCTCGAAGAACCTGTGCGCAACAATGACGCTGCCGATTTGGCAGCTTTGGTGGTAATGGGGGGTGTGCCTATCGGGGCCGGACAGATGGAACAAAGCAACAACCGTTTTGATCAGTTGATCGGGGCAGGGGTATCTATGATACAGCCCAATGCTGTTTTCACCGGTGGGTTCAATGCGGCGATCAACGCTGCGCAGCGGGCTATAGCTGCGAACCTGCAGGTGTCTCCGGCCGGAGGTTGGGACGCGATCAATCTACATTGGATGTGCGGCGCGATGAATAACGGCGCGGTTGAATTGCACCGCGCGCAGGCGCGCATCAGCCGCCTTTTGCGTCCTTCCCATGTACTGCGCAATGGAAGGCTGTGGATGTCAGATGCCGCTGGTCTTGGCCTTAACCTCGACGATAAAGAACTGGCGCGCTGTCGCGTCGGTTGA
- a CDS encoding transposase, which produces MMNTRQRGRGSKYTDDFKRQLVGESRGYGVSVPIVSKRHGVPTNQIYAWRGDERFQPDGSAIDAFTPVEVADEPDAPAPPRSVILPAPRIEITLENGRRLSVSDGVDARFVLELARGLAA; this is translated from the coding sequence ATGATGAACACACGGCAGCGCGGGCGCGGTTCCAAATACACGGATGATTTTAAACGCCAGCTTGTAGGGGAAAGCCGGGGGTATGGCGTGAGCGTTCCTATAGTGTCGAAGCGCCACGGTGTGCCAACGAACCAGATATATGCGTGGCGCGGCGATGAACGGTTTCAGCCCGACGGCTCAGCGATCGATGCGTTCACGCCTGTTGAGGTTGCGGATGAACCGGACGCGCCAGCGCCGCCTAGATCAGTTATATTGCCAGCCCCGCGCATAGAGATAACGCTTGAGAATGGGCGCAGGCTGAGCGTGAGCGACGGGGTTGATGCCCGGTTTGTGCTGGAACTGGCGCGAGGGTTGGCTGCATGA
- the tnpB gene encoding IS66 family insertion sequence element accessory protein TnpB (TnpB, as the term is used for proteins encoded by IS66 family insertion elements, is considered an accessory protein, since TnpC, encoded by a neighboring gene, is a DDE family transposase.): MIPVLADAKIWLAAGVTDMRRGFNGLAAQTDQVLAGDPYSGHLFLFRGRRGDQIKVIWWDGQGACLFTKRLERGRFVWPAAREGKISLSRAQLAMLMEGIDWRMPQKKWQPSKVG; this comes from the coding sequence ATGATCCCTGTCTTGGCTGATGCGAAGATCTGGCTTGCGGCAGGTGTTACGGATATGCGGCGTGGGTTCAACGGACTTGCAGCTCAAACCGATCAAGTTCTGGCAGGTGATCCATACTCGGGCCATCTGTTTTTGTTCCGAGGTCGTAGAGGCGATCAGATCAAAGTCATATGGTGGGATGGACAGGGCGCATGCCTGTTTACCAAGCGCCTTGAGCGAGGTCGATTTGTGTGGCCCGCTGCTCGTGAGGGCAAGATCAGCTTAAGCCGTGCACAACTCGCCATGCTGATGGAGGGCATAGACTGGCGCATGCCGCAAAAAAAATGGCAACCTAGCAAGGTAGGATAA
- a CDS encoding WGR domain-containing protein: protein MHLTKTNPDANLYRYYHMDIVKGLFGDWGLVREWGRIGSSGQLRTDWFETEHDAKGARFALHMTKAKRGYD, encoded by the coding sequence ATGCATCTGACCAAGACAAACCCAGATGCTAACCTCTATCGGTATTATCATATGGATATTGTAAAAGGTCTCTTTGGAGACTGGGGGTTGGTGCGGGAATGGGGTCGGATCGGCAGCTCGGGGCAGTTACGCACTGATTGGTTTGAGACTGAGCATGATGCGAAAGGTGCCCGTTTTGCCCTTCACATGACTAAGGCGAAGCGGGGCTATGATTGA